The following are from one region of the Flavobacteriaceae bacterium UJ101 genome:
- a CDS encoding lipoprotein-releasing system ATP-binding protein LolD (Part of the ABC transporter complex LolCDE involved in the translocation of mature outer membrane-directed lipoproteins, from the inner membrane to the periplasmic chaperone, LolA. Responsible for the formation of the LolA-lipoprotein complex in an ATP-dependent manner; Belongs to the ABC transporter superfamily. Lipoprotein translocase (TC 3.A.1.125) family; Contains 1 ABC transporter domain.), whose protein sequence is MGSNSLHVLKGIDLHVEEGEFVAIMGSSGSGKSTLLNIIGMLDEHDEGTYDLDEFRIEKLNETKAANYRNQFLGFIFQSYNLISFKNITENVALPLYYQKVARNKRKEIALSYLERVGLKDWATHMPNELSGGQKQRVAIARALAAKPKLLLADEPTGALDSKTSHEVMRLIQEINDEGKTILMVTHEDDIAHMCKRIVRLKDGVIMSDKKIEQVRV, encoded by the coding sequence ATGGGTTCCAATTCTTTACATGTTTTAAAAGGAATTGATTTACATGTTGAAGAAGGTGAATTTGTTGCGATTATGGGTTCTTCTGGTTCTGGAAAATCTACATTATTGAATATTATTGGTATGTTAGACGAGCATGACGAGGGTACTTATGATCTAGATGAATTCAGAATTGAAAAGCTTAATGAAACCAAAGCTGCAAATTATCGTAATCAATTTTTAGGATTTATTTTTCAATCATATAATTTAATCAGTTTTAAAAATATAACAGAAAACGTAGCACTACCTTTATATTATCAAAAAGTAGCACGAAATAAGCGAAAAGAAATTGCACTATCTTATTTAGAACGTGTTGGACTAAAAGATTGGGCTACCCACATGCCTAATGAACTTTCTGGAGGTCAAAAACAACGTGTTGCTATTGCTCGTGCTCTAGCTGCAAAACCTAAATTATTATTGGCTGATGAGCCTACAGGTGCCTTAGATTCTAAAACCTCTCATGAAGTTATGCGTCTTATACAAGAAATTAATGATGAAGGAAAAACGATTTTAATGGTAACGCATGAAGATGATATCGCCCATATGTGTAAACGTATTGTACGATTAAAAGATGGTGTAATCATGAGTGATAAAAAAATAGAACAAGTAAGAGTGTAA
- a CDS encoding ribosomal-protein-alanine N-acetyltransferase (Catalyzes the transfer of an acetyl group from acetyl coenzyme A (AcCoA) to an acceptor substrate and releases both CoA and the acetylated product. It prefers the peptide Asp-Phe methyl ester (or aspartame) and the peptide antibiotics polymyxin B and colistin. Other substrates like dopamine, serotonin, puromycin, chloramphenicol, D-glucosamine, glycine and N-alpha-acetyl-L- glutamine are used and displayed lower activity; Contains 1 N-acetyltransferase domain.; KEGG: pat:Patl_0113 ribosomal-protein-alanine N-acetyltransferase), with translation MHYIFKSQRLGFRTWDLDDLADLYEMNQDDHVMQFFPKKYSEKDCENFIEKMNNQFKKDQYCYFAVDCLEKNEFIGFIGLSQQEFEADFMPSVDIGWRLKRKSWKKGYATEGAKQCLEYGFNQLNLKEIISIAPIINKPSESVMKRIGMHKIKEFKHPLLHSYPSLQNCIVYKIKKH, from the coding sequence ATGCATTATATTTTCAAATCACAACGCCTTGGTTTTAGAACATGGGATTTAGATGATTTAGCAGATCTATATGAAATGAATCAAGATGATCATGTTATGCAATTCTTTCCAAAAAAATATTCTGAAAAAGATTGTGAGAACTTTATTGAAAAAATGAATAATCAATTTAAAAAAGATCAGTATTGTTATTTTGCTGTAGATTGTTTGGAAAAGAATGAATTTATTGGTTTCATTGGTTTATCACAACAAGAATTTGAAGCTGATTTTATGCCTTCCGTAGATATTGGTTGGCGATTAAAAAGAAAATCTTGGAAGAAAGGTTATGCAACAGAAGGAGCAAAACAATGTTTAGAGTATGGTTTTAACCAACTTAATTTAAAAGAAATCATTTCTATTGCTCCAATAATAAATAAACCATCTGAAAGTGTTATGAAACGAATTGGAATGCATAAAATTAAAGAATTCAAACATCCTTTACTCCACTCATATCCTAGCTTACAAAACTGCATCGTATATAAAATCAAGAAGCATTAA